The genomic stretch GTGCTCACCGCTCAGCAGGAGGAGCGCCTGGAGCAGTGGCTCATCCAGACCGAGCAGGGCACGAACACCGAGATCATCGTGGTGACCATCGGCTCACTGCAGGACTACCCCGGATCGAACAACGGCTCGATCGAGGAGTTCGCCAAAGGGCTCTTCAACACGTGGGTGCTGGGCACAAAGCCGATCTCTGACGGCTTGGCGTTGATTAGTTTAGCGAACTGTTCCTTCACGGACTTCATGAGCTCGCCGTTTTCGAATTTTTCGCGGGCGGAATCGGGGCCGTAGGTCAGCGCGTGGAGGTATTCTTCCATCGCCCGATGGGAATGGACGCCTATAGGGTGTTCGGTCGCCGCGTTTAAATAAGTTTCGCGGGTGGCCCACGGAAAGTCGCTGCTGGACTCCGGCATCGACTTCCTCTTCCTGCCGAACGTGCTCAACTCGGAGACGGCCCATACCCACACGGCGTCGCAATTCTGTCCCTGGGGGCAGACGCTGCCGTTCGTCGTCGCCTCCGTCCCAAAGTGGGAGAAGGAGCTGCGCCAGAAGCTGCTCTCACCCACCGTCCGGTTCCGCGACGGGGAGAGGTACATCGTGGAGGACCTGTTCGACTGCTTCGGGCCGCTGGGCGTCTCCCGGAAGGAGATCCGGGAAGGGATCCGCGACGGGTACCGCGAGCAGGCGAACTTCGGCCGGTTCCTCGAGATCGCCGGGGCGGAGGCGATCGCGCGAGTCGAGAAGGCGGGGGCGGACGCCATTGTACTGCTCGGGCGCCCGTACAACCTCTACGACCGGGACGTGAACCTGAACATCCCGGCGAAGCTCCGGGACCAGTACGGCGGCAACGTCATCCCGATCGATTTCCTGCCCGTCGACGACATCGACATCCGCGACGTGAACGACAACATGTTCTGGAATTACGGGCGCAAGATCATCGCCGCGGGGAAATGGTGCCGGAACCGGCCGAAATTCCACATGATCTACATCACGAATTTCAAGTGCGGCCCCGACTCCTTCGTGCGACACTTCATCACGAGGGCGTCCGGGTCCCCGTACCTGACACTGCAGTTCGACGGACACGGCAACGACGCGGGGTACGTGACCCGGTGCGAAGCCTATCTCGACAGCAAGGGGGTTCTCCGCCCATGGGCGCAGCAGTGAGCGGTTCGCCGCTGTCCGGGAAGACGGTCTACTTTCCCGCGATGTCGGAGGCGGGGGTCCGCGTCATCGCGTCCTCGTTCCGCTCCGTGGGGATCGACGCGAAATCGATGCCGCCCTCCGACGAGGAGACGATGGTCCTCGGCGGGCGCCACTCCTCCGGAGAGGAGTGCCTTCCCCTGAAGGTGACGCTTGGGGACGCCCTGAAGCTCCTCGTGCGCGGCGAGGTCGAGGCCGACCGGATGGCGCTCTTCATGCCCACCTCGGACGGGCCGTGCCGGTTCGGACAGTACGGTCCCTACATCAAGAGGGTCCTGAAGGAGATGGGGTACGACGGTGTCTCCGTCGTCTCCCCGACGTGCGAGGACGGATACAGCGGGGTCGGGGAGCATGCCGACGAGCTGCTTCGCACGGCGTGGAGGGCGATCATCGGCGGCGAGCTGCTCACGAAACTCCTCCTCCGGACCCGTCCGTACGAACTGGAGAAAGGCGCGTCCGACGCGGCGTACCAGGCGGCGCTGTCCGACCTCTGCGCCACGGTCGAATCCCGCGGGAAGAACCAGAAGGAGAGGATGGCTCGCCTCAAGGAATCCCTCGTCCGCGGACGAAAGATACTGCGCGACGTCCCGGCCGACTTCTCCGACCCCCGCCCGATCATCGGCGTCGTAGGGGAGATTTTCTGCAGGCTCAACACGTTCAGCAACGACGACGTCGTGCGCAAGGTCGAGGAGGCGGGGGGGGAGTGCTGGATCTCCGACGTCAGCGAATGGCTCTGGTACACCAACGCCGCCCACCTCCACAGGCTGAAGCGCTTCCGGAAGCACCTGACGCTCGAGATGTTCGGCGCGCGCCTGAAATGGCATTTCCAGCACAAGGACGAGCGGGAACTGTACGAAGTGTTCGAAGACGACTTCCGGGGGTATGAGGAGGCAGACGACATCCGCGAAGTGCTCGACCTCGCGCGGCCCTACCTCGTTCCCGAAGGAACGCTGGGGGAGATGCTCCTCTCTGTGGCGAAGACGGTCTATCTGCACCGGAAGGGGGCTGACGGAGTTCTCGACATCAACCCGTTCTCCTGCATGAACGGGATCGTTTCGGAGGCGGTCTACCCGCGTCTCTCGCGCGATTGCGACGGCATGCCCGTCCGGGTATTCTACTTCGACGGGACCCGGGTCGACCGGCGGTACGAGCTCGACATCTTCATGGACCTCGTCCGGGAATATTCGACCAGGAAACGGACCGTCCGGGCGTTCCCTCCCGGACTGGGGAGGGCCGCGGCCGTCAGCGCTTGAACGTCGCCATCCTCTCGGACATCCACTCCAACTTCGACGCCCTTTCGGCCGTCGGGGCGGAGCTCACCCGCAACCGGCCGGACCGGATCTATCACCTCGGGGACCTCGTCGGGTACAACGCCCAGCCGGAAGAGTGCATCCGCTGGGCGATGGCGAACGCGGCGGCGGGTGTTTCGGGGAACCATGACGCGGTGGCGTGCGGACGCGCCACAGGCCGGAACTTCCACGCCGCCGCCCGGATGGCGGCTCTCTGGTCCCGGGACCGTATCTCCCAGGAGGGCCGCGACTACCTTTTCCGCCTTCCCGTCCAGCGCTTCATCGAGGGCGGCGCGCTGCTCGTCCACGGAGCCCCCAGCGAGCCGGGCCGGTACATCGATTCCATCGACTGCGCCGCCCAGGAACTTTCGAGCCTCTTCGCGTCCATGGTGACGGGGCCGATCTTCTTCGGACACACCCACGAGGCGGGCGGGTTCGTCCGCCGGATGGACGGCCGGGTGGAGCCCGTTCCCGCGAAGGAGTTCCGCCTCCTGCCGGGAGAGCGGGCGCTCCTCAACCCGGGAAGCGTCGGGCAGCCGAGGGACCGCGACCGGACCGCTTCCTTTCTCCTGTTCGATACCGCCGACGGAACGGCGACCTGGGTCCGCGTGCCGTACGACGTCGGGGCGGCCCGCCGGAAAGTGCTCGAGGCGGGACTCCCGCGTGAATTCGCCGAACGGCTCCGGGACGGGACGTGATTCCCGATTGACCTTCCACGCGGGAAACTTCTGCCAGGGGGGACTGCCGGGAAAGGGACTGCCGGGAAAGGGTGTCCTCCCGCCGCGACGGGTGCTACCATGAAGGGGTTGTTCGTCCGCTCCATCATGCCGCGGCGGTTGTCCGCCCGTGGCGGTTTCTGCCCCGAAAGGGGGTATGCCGTTGCCCCGTCCCTGGTACGAGACGATCTTCGACGAGCGATACCCGGATCTGTTCGGTCCGCTGGAGCGTGATCCCGAGGAGGAAGTTTCCCGGGTGGTGGAGCTCCTGCCGTTGCCACCGGGGGCGTCGCTGGTGGATCTCGGGTGCGGCCGTGGGCGGCACGCCATACCGCTTTCCCTCCGGGGATATCGCGTCACCGGGGTGGACCTCTCCGAAAAGATGCTGGGTCTTGCGAGGGAGCGCGCCAACCGTGTGGGGGCCTCCGTCACGTGGGTAAGGGAGGATATGAGAACATTCGTCCGCCCGGGGGCGTTCGACGCGTGTCTATCCCTCTTCACCTCCTTCGGTTATTTCTGCGACGAGGAAAACCAGCGCGTACTCGTGAACGTGGCGCGCAGCCTGAAGGAGAGCGGGGCGTTGCTGCTCGACTTGCGGAACGCCCAGAAGGGGCTCTCGGGCGATGAGGACATGGAGAAGACGATTCCGGTACCCGCGGGAATGCTGTCCATGCGCGTCCGCTTCGACCGGACCACCCGGCGCGCCCGGGCGGAGCACACACTCCTGCGGTCGGACGGGATCAGCATCTCTTCCGCCTTCGATGTCCGGATATACACGGAGGAGGAATTGACGAACATGCTTCGCGGCGCGGGGATGCGCGTTGTAGCCGTCCACGGCTCCCTCGACGGCGCCCCCTTCACCTCCGGGGCGGAGCGGATGGTCGTGATCGCCCGGCGGTGATTTCCACCTTTCTTCTCGCTGTTGCGGCGTTCCTTATGTGCCGGCAACCCGAATTCGACGCCGGAAATTACAGCAGGTCGTCGCCCGGTCCCCGGCGGGGTGAGGAGGGTTTCCCGATGGGGCCGCCGGTCTCCGGCACCGTGCCTAGCTTGAAGGGGAGCATCATCCCCTCCCCGCTTCCCGGGGGGAGGGCCTTTCCAGTCGCCGGGTCGACGCGGGCGAAGGTGATCCCCGCGGGGGCGGGGAACTCACGCGCGGGAACGTAGCTGAGCGTCCGCCCGATGAATTGCGCCCAGATCGGCAACGCCACGGAGGCCGCCGTCTGGCGCCCCCCCAGAGACGCAGGCGTGTCGAAGCCCACCCACACCCCCGCGATCAGGTCCGGCGACCCGCCGATGAACCAGGCGTCCGTATTCTCGTTCGTCGTTCCCGTCTTCCCGGCGAGATTCGGGGAGAGCCTGGCGGCCGAGGCGCCGGTCCCCCCGGGACGCAAAACCTCCTGCATCAATCGTATCGTGAGGTAGGCGGTCTCCGGGGCGATCGCCTGCACGCTCTTCGGTTCGGTCCGCTCGAGCACGTGCCCCTGCCCGTCCTGCACCTCCCGGATGAAGAACGGCGTCGGCCGCTGTCCTCCGGCGGCGAAGGTCGCGTATGCGGTGACCAGTTCAAGGGGCGTCACGCCGGACGACCCGAGGGCGATGGAAAGGTTCCGCTCGATGGGCGACTGGATGCCGAGGTTCCGCGCCATCCGGATCGCCGTGTCCACGCCGATCTCGTTCAGCAGGCGGACGGTCGCCAGGTTGCGGGACTTGGCCAGCGCCTCGAGCAGCGGGATGGGGCCGAGGAACGTCCCATCGTAATTCTTCGGCTTCCACATCTCCGTCTCACTCCTCGCGAACTCGATCGGCGAGTCATCGACCGTGGAGACCACCGTCTTCCCCTTGTCGAGGGCGGCGCTGTAGACGATCGGCTTGAAGGCGGAGCCCGGCTGCCGCCTCGCCTGGAGCGCCCGGTTGAACTGGGACGCGGCGAAGTCGACGCCGCCCACCATCGCGAGGACCCCTCCCGTGCCGGGGTCCATGCACAGCAGCGCCCCCTGGAGCCCCTTGTACTTGTTCACCTCCTCCATCCGGCGAACGCCCTGTGTCACGGCGTCGTACGCGGCCTCCTGCAATCTCCCGTCGATCGTTGTGTAGATCCTGAACTCGCTCCGGTAAATCGCATCCGGGCCGTACTTCTCCTGCAGGTAGATGCGGACGTACTCGAGGAAGTACGCGGCCTTCGACCGGAAGGTGGAGGGGGGGGCCAGGGCCAGGCGCGCTTCGTACGCCTTCTCCGCGGCGACCTTGTCGAGGAACCCGACCTCCGCCATCCGGCGCAGTACGTATCGTTGCCGGGCCCTCGCCTTGTCGATGTGACCCCGCGGGGAGTAGCGGGAAGGCGCCTGGGCCAGCCCCGCGAGGAGCGCGCCCTCTGCGACGGTGAGCGTGGAAACCCCCCTCGAGAAGTAGGTCTGCGACGCCGCCTCCACGCCGTAGGCCCCATCCCCGAGGTAGATCTGGTTCAGATAGAGGTAGAGGATCTCTTCCTTGGAGAGTTTCTTCTCGATCCGGTAGGCGAGGATCAACTCCTTCAGCTTGCGCCCGATGCTCTTTTCCGGGGTCAGGAAAAGGGATTTGACCGTTTGCTGGGTGATCGTGCTTGCCCCCTGCGCGAATCCGCCGGAAACGACGTCCTTGAGGATCGCCCGCGCGATGGCGAAGTAGTCCACGCCTTTGTGCTGGAAGAAGTTCGCGTCCTCGGCCGCGACAAAGGCGTTGACGACGTGCCGGGGGATGGACTTGAAGGGGACCACGTTCCGCTTTTCAAGGTAGATCTCGCCGACGACGCGGTTGTTCCGGTCGAAGATCTTCGAGGTGACGCTGGGCCGGTACGCCGCGGCCGACTCGATCGGCGGGAAATCCCCGAATTTCGCGAGAAGGACGAGCCCGGTCCCCGCCCCGAGGACGAAGCACAGCCCCGCGACGAACACGATCAGCAGCAATTTTTTCCAGGGGAAACCCGCGGGCTCCCCGGGATCGAGGTAACGGGACAACGGTTCGCCTCTCTTGGCCGGGTAATGAATATATTCGGACAATTATAACAGGCCGGCGTTAAGGGAGGGAGGCGGACCTCCGGCAATCAAATTGAATCCTTTCCCCTCCGGGGAGCGTAAAATACTCGCAAATTGGAATACGTCGAACACGGGAGGGACTGCGATGCGGAAAATCGGGATCTTTGGACTTGTGGGCATCCTCGCGTTGATCCTTGCCGGCTGCGGGGGAGGAGACAACCATCCTGTCATCACGAAATTTATCGACAGTAACCTTTCCGTAGATGCCGACATCACCAGGGATTTGAGTACCGGCACTGTCGGCGTGCCATCCCTCGCCTTAAATACTGGGAATGTACTTGCGGGGGTCACGGTGGATTTGGGAGGGACGCCAATTGCGGATACCCGTGGGTTTCTGAATTTTCCATTGAGCGTCATCCCCATGAACGCGTCCATCCGGTTTGCCAGCGTCACCATATTCCTGAACCAGGTAACTTTGCGCAATCCATTGCTTCCCACCCCGTTCTTTCTCGACTTGATCGACACTGACACGTTCCCCCCTCCGATCCTGACATCGGACTATAGTGCGCCCTTCGCCGGGACGCCGATATCCTTCGATTTCCTGAACATCGACCAGGGGAACGGCGTGGAGATCAAAGTCACGTCCCTGATGCAGGAAGCCCAGAGCCGTGGTCTGTCTTCCTTTGAAGTTCGCTTTGGTTTTGACGAAGCCGCATTCAATGCGGACGCCAACACAACCCGTGGCTTGATTGAGATCGACGACCGTGACTTGGTCCCGTCCCAGCGGCCTTTCCTGACGGTGGAGTATTTTTGA from Candidatus Deferrimicrobium sp. encodes the following:
- a CDS encoding SAM-dependent methyltransferase, with product MPRPWYETIFDERYPDLFGPLERDPEEEVSRVVELLPLPPGASLVDLGCGRGRHAIPLSLRGYRVTGVDLSEKMLGLARERANRVGASVTWVREDMRTFVRPGAFDACLSLFTSFGYFCDEENQRVLVNVARSLKESGALLLDLRNAQKGLSGDEDMEKTIPVPAGMLSMRVRFDRTTRRARAEHTLLRSDGISISSAFDVRIYTEEELTNMLRGAGMRVVAVHGSLDGAPFTSGAERMVVIARR
- a CDS encoding PBP1A family penicillin-binding protein, whose protein sequence is MSRYLDPGEPAGFPWKKLLLIVFVAGLCFVLGAGTGLVLLAKFGDFPPIESAAAYRPSVTSKIFDRNNRVVGEIYLEKRNVVPFKSIPRHVVNAFVAAEDANFFQHKGVDYFAIARAILKDVVSGGFAQGASTITQQTVKSLFLTPEKSIGRKLKELILAYRIEKKLSKEEILYLYLNQIYLGDGAYGVEAASQTYFSRGVSTLTVAEGALLAGLAQAPSRYSPRGHIDKARARQRYVLRRMAEVGFLDKVAAEKAYEARLALAPPSTFRSKAAYFLEYVRIYLQEKYGPDAIYRSEFRIYTTIDGRLQEAAYDAVTQGVRRMEEVNKYKGLQGALLCMDPGTGGVLAMVGGVDFAASQFNRALQARRQPGSAFKPIVYSAALDKGKTVVSTVDDSPIEFARSETEMWKPKNYDGTFLGPIPLLEALAKSRNLATVRLLNEIGVDTAIRMARNLGIQSPIERNLSIALGSSGVTPLELVTAYATFAAGGQRPTPFFIREVQDGQGHVLERTEPKSVQAIAPETAYLTIRLMQEVLRPGGTGASAARLSPNLAGKTGTTNENTDAWFIGGSPDLIAGVWVGFDTPASLGGRQTAASVALPIWAQFIGRTLSYVPAREFPAPAGITFARVDPATGKALPPGSGEGMMLPFKLGTVPETGGPIGKPSSPRRGPGDDLL
- a CDS encoding acyl-CoA dehydratase activase-related protein, which gives rise to MAHGKSLLDSGIDFLFLPNVLNSETAHTHTASQFCPWGQTLPFVVASVPKWEKELRQKLLSPTVRFRDGERYIVEDLFDCFGPLGVSRKEIREGIRDGYREQANFGRFLEIAGAEAIARVEKAGADAIVLLGRPYNLYDRDVNLNIPAKLRDQYGGNVIPIDFLPVDDIDIRDVNDNMFWNYGRKIIAAGKWCRNRPKFHMIYITNFKCGPDSFVRHFITRASGSPYLTLQFDGHGNDAGYVTRCEAYLDSKGVLRPWAQQ
- a CDS encoding metallophosphoesterase family protein → MNVAILSDIHSNFDALSAVGAELTRNRPDRIYHLGDLVGYNAQPEECIRWAMANAAAGVSGNHDAVACGRATGRNFHAAARMAALWSRDRISQEGRDYLFRLPVQRFIEGGALLVHGAPSEPGRYIDSIDCAAQELSSLFASMVTGPIFFGHTHEAGGFVRRMDGRVEPVPAKEFRLLPGERALLNPGSVGQPRDRDRTASFLLFDTADGTATWVRVPYDVGAARRKVLEAGLPREFAERLRDGT
- a CDS encoding TPM domain-containing protein; translation: VLTAQQEERLEQWLIQTEQGTNTEIIVVTIGSLQDYPGSNNGSIEEFAKGLFNTWVLGTKPISDGLALISLANCSFTDFMSSPFSNFSRAESGP